The following nucleotide sequence is from Hevea brasiliensis isolate MT/VB/25A 57/8 chromosome 7, ASM3005281v1, whole genome shotgun sequence.
CAGATTATTATGATTTTTGATTTGACATAGCTAGCAGCTATGACGTGAATATTTTATGCATACGCACACGCACCATGTGCACAGCTCACTTATAATAAAACATTGGCTttagtaattttattaataaaggaggtttttttttttttttttgggagatAATAACTACTCTTGTGGATATTCTTATACAATTATGGGTTTGATTGTTTATATTAAGGATGTTGAATAAATGGATGGTGTATGGACAGAGAGCCATTCTCTGTTGCCATGGTGAGTGTATGCCATCACACTTGATTCATAAGAATATTCATTTATTATCTGCAAACTGATTCCACTAATAATCTttgttatatatatttttttgtccTTTTCTCATAATGTATATAATTGATAATCATTTACTTGGTTCATTTTGGAATGGAATTAAATTGTAAGCATTCTCTCTATGACCTTCAAATTTCAGGAGTCTATTTTAGCTGGATGGCCATGTCTCACTATTTTGCAGTAGTCTTGGACCACTGGAATTCATTTCTGCCtgataaatgataataaaaagtAGAAATTATCTACCCTGAGCTGTTCACAGATTTAAATCCTGTTTTAGCATATACTAAATTACTAAGTAAGCCTTGTACCCCTCTTTTCTTAGTTTTTTTCCCCTGGCATGGGTTGCAAATGATCCAGAAGATCAAGTGGTAGATTCGATTAAAGCAATGCCATATTATGAATATTAATGTCTTACTATTTCTGATTTAGATTGTTGGACTAAATTATGTCTACGAAAAGTCAAATTAACTGCAATAATTGCAACATCCATATGTGCTATTATTAAGATTGACGGATGGAGATACCTCAACTCCCTTACTTTAGCCATTCATTAGGTGGTGAACTGTTGGAATAAATTAGTTTTTGCAAATTGCAAGAAAGTCAAATTTATTTCCATAACAGTGTTATGATTGTTTGATGGATGAAAAACACTTGAGTTCCATACATCCATGATCCATCACTCTACCATTCATTAGGTGGGACTAACATAATGACTGATGGTCGTGATAGggtgttttattttttatttttatttatttatttatttatttataaacttGTTGAGAAAAATAGATGAAGAAGCAATGTGACACAGTCCCAAACCAGTAACTCAGGCATATAAGGAATCTTCAAGAATGGATCCTGTTTGCATATTAGTGAAAAGTCCTTCCTGGTTGATCATTgatatttcttaatttatttgttAAAACTCTTGTTACATGCAGGTTGGATATTGGAAGTTTAAACTTGAGTCTTGATAGATCTGGAACTTATATGAAGTGAATGCTGATTTTTTGTTTGTTTCAAACTCAGCTTATGGTACACATGGTGTTTCTTAAGCGTTTGATGGTGTGCCGCTTTTTAATACTGTGGAATACCACAACTTGTGGGAAAGGCAAATTTAAAGGATTTAAATACCAGTTCAGTTATTAGAAATAACTTAGATTAATTATTTTGAGCATAGTGGTTTTGATTTGAAAGTTATTAGGGTCTgttacaaattcttagtttttTGTGGACTACTATGATGATAATGGTGACCAGATTGCGGACATAAAGAAGTGAAATTGAAAATTCCAAATGACTTAATTATAATTTCTCAAATGTTGAAGTTGTTGAAACTCATTTAACCATGGCCAGAAAACTTGGTGTAAGAAAAGTTAAATATCGGGAAAAAGGAACAGAAAAATCGACATTTACTTGCTTGGTCAGAAGATTTCTTCAAATACTTCACTTTTGTTTGAGCAATTAGTTTCACTAATTTCATTTTGGAATGGGGATTGACAGCCAAATGAATTGCAAGATTCACGTTGCAGTCCAGTTTAAGGCTATTAGTCCTCCACTGGATTCTTTCTGTCGCATCAAAAATCAATGTGGGTTCCATGTGTCGTTGTTTTTCCAAGTTTTACCACCACTCAGGTTTCTATTCATTATACAGTTTGAACTTTACTTTGTTAATATGCAATTTGCATCTTTACTATCTCATAAATATTTGTCATGGTTATCCTTATGTTCATGTCGTGGCAAGTACAAAAGAAATGAAAGTGACCTGCACATACTTTTATGTAACAAGTTTATTCCATTTTGACTATGGTGATTTGATCTCAGGCATTTGTTTACTTGTAGATTaaaatttttgttatatttcCCTGTTCCGATTCCACTTTTTGATGCTTTTTTTTGCAAAGTGATTAGagtttattttttacttttttacttttttatttttagttatttatttatttattatcatttCATGGATGCAAAAGGATCTATTAGTTCCTAATTCACTTATAGATTGCTTTGCATATGCTATACATATATATCCAGTTAAATTCTCCTCAAACCACAAATTTGAGTAAGTAAATATATTCTGTTATGATCTACCCTTATTTGATATGTAAGCAATTGGACTAAGTCTATTTAAATTCTTTTTATCTCATCTCCACGGGTAGTATTTTTCTTGCAGGCACGTTATTTTTGCATAATTTTCTGATTCAACTCTATGCCAGTTGTATTCAGTTTGCCTAAATAATTTTTAGGTCCTAATCTTCTGGTGCAAAATGATAAAGTTATTTTAATAACACAAATTATGTGAttgatgaagaataaatatccttctttctttttcccaggGGGTGGAATTTAGGCGTGCCTAATATTTGGTTGGTGAATTATTTCTACTTTGTTTTATTGCATTTGAGAACTTGGATGGTGGAAGCTGAAATGATGCAAGGAAATATCAAGCTTTGTTCCTATGCGTATTATAGAATCTATAGGTGATTGATCTTTTCATTTTCTTCCACTTTTTTTTGGGCAGAGTATGGCTTTCTTTGAGATTACGATCCTTTTTTTAAATTCAGTTTTCAGAAATTTTTTGTTCTTTAGCTACCTAAATTTTCAGAGCACAAGAAACATTTTCTTCTCACATTTTGGATTTTAGGGGTTTCAGTGAGATGCTGCTACTTTGGCTGCATTTGAGAAGCGACTATAGGTGCGCATATACCATACACTATACATTTGTGACATGACGTCATGATGCCTAGATAACTGGAGtaacattttctttttttttttttttacacagtTAGCATTCTAATTAAGATACCATTCAAATAATCATGTGATAAACTCGGAATATATCTAATGTTTCTCCTAGAGATAATTATGCATGTAAGAGTAATCTAGTTTAGACAAAATGTTCAATGATGGCCTCTATAGATTCCCAGATTTCTTGGTTTATCTGACATGATTTCCAAAGCATTCTTTTATTCTAGACTATAGTCATTCAAATAGAACACATGCTACCCACTTTCTAATTTCACAGTTTTTTGGTTTATCGGTGATCTTGCAAGTAAAGCCTACTTAAAGATGAACTTCACACTACTAATCCAATCACTTGATGGAGTGAAATTGCTTTTAAAACATAGATTTTGATTAATAAATCGCATTCCACGTCGCAATTTTCCATAATGTTTGGGATCGTCAATGTAAATCATTGTCTCACTAGAATGGTTTAATCAGATGGAAACTGAACTttgaatcttattaaaatgtaacGCATAAATGGGTTACTTTATTTCTGAAGGCTGCATCAAAATGCTAACTTCCATAGAGAACCAAATCTAGTCTTGGTGAAAAAGAAACGTTGGATTAGCATGGGAGTGTTGTTGACATGTTAGTAAGAAAATTTCTTGTGCCAACAAGTTCATTATCATCACTCGACCTTTTGTAAGTTACACCTGCTCCAATAAGAAACAACTCACATGCCAACTTTGTCCAGAGACATAACCTGTATGCTCCAGCAGGAAGGATCTTGTCCATTTTAGCATTTGTCAGGTTAAACTCTTCATTGGAAATCCCATTGTGGGTGACCTATCCTGATGTATTGCTCAAAGGTGATGGACCCCTTTTGCTAGAAAATATAGTCTGTTTTAAATAGTatttgaaataatatatatatatatatatatatatatatatatatatatatatatatattccccaAATTTCTTTACACATTGGAGAAAAATAGGAATGCCTTGCTTCCAAAATACGAAAATGTCCTATATATGACACGTATGGGTTTTGGAAACGAGACCCGAGGATTCCTAGACCCAGACAGAATACACAAAACCCAattctggatttttttttttttttttttgaaaaaaaggaAACTGGAAAGAAAGATTATATTGCACACTAGAAGCGTCTGCAAGCAGAACGGATATAAGAGAAAAAAAAGGGGGTTAGCCCAAACTTGAGAAATAGCATAAGACGTGGCATGATCTTGCTATGCCTTATTGGAAATTTGAATATGAACAAAAGGTACATTACTTCTACTGTTTGAATGATTGATTCGGACAATCATGGTCTACAGCATTCGGAGGGACGACAAGTAATAAGGTTACATAGTGCAACCCACTGAGAATGCTTGGGGTCCACACCTATTGTAGAAtttattttcttcaattccaTTTTATAGATTTTTTATTCCTTGGTTCCAATTAAAAAGTTATAGCCTTTGTATTCAAATTATAGATGCAATTCagcatttcaaagaaaaataaaaaaattatagttttcaAAATCAGACCCCTTGGGCAGATCAACAATCAACTATATGGACGAGAGAGAGACAGAGTGGTGAATAAACAGCAAGCAAAATCTTACAAAAtgcattattgaaaataattcagaAGCAAAGGAAGCTACCCATCCCACTAACGAAAAAGAGGAATAGGGGTGAGAAGCCCTAGGAAAGCAGTATTTGCCGCATAAGGGGAAACATAAAGAGGGGTCCATATAGAATGTGGGAGTGGATCAATTGTCATGCATGGTTGTCATGTCATATCATTCCAATGCATATGAGCTACCTACATATACCCTAACAAAATTCCTTGGATGTAATATATCAACATAATCCTATCAATTTTCCTTTTTCAAATTCtccttatattaatttatttgtttcattgaaaaaaaaattgcttATTTTAAGTGGTAAATCATTGTTAATGcagagaaaattaaaatcaaatgatTTATAAGTGTTAACTATTGATATAAAACCATTGTTTAACAgaattaaatagaaaaaaatttatataaccggttttaataatttcataaaattctcATAAAACTTAATTTACTTATTGGAAAGTTAAGTACTTGCCAGTAAGTGATTCATTTAAATTAAACAGGgccaaaattaattattattgtgATTGAAGTTGGTGACCATCATGCATGGAGTAGTCAAAGTTAGTCAATATACAAGAAAAAGGGGGAAATCCATTATTATTTGTAAAATTTATTCTTTAACTTTTGATTCCTGTACTCAATTGTGGTACACAATAATTGAACCGTTAGATTTGTAGAAAAATTAAGCGGGAAACGCGTCACCTAAAAGAGAAAGCAATGGATAGTGACGTACCGAGAGAGAGACCGCGGATCGAGGGACGGGCAAGGGCTGGGCAACCTCTCCCTCGCACAGAGGCTTGACGGCGACAAGGTTGGGCTGCCCGACAAGAGGCTGATAAGCTCCTGTCTTTTTCTGTTGCCCAGCCGAATCAGAAAAACTCGGGCACAGGCGTTTGGTCTTCGGACAAGTCTCGCGTTCCGGGCGGCACGCGCGGTCAGGTACGTATCTGCTCCTGCTCTGCTCtcgtaccttttttttttttttactataatcGACAggaaacaattgttttcttttaaagAAACACAAAAATCTGGAGAAAATGTTGCCAGAGCATGCTCTTCCAGAACAGAATATGGTCTTCCAGAACAGAACATAGGTTTTCTTTTACACTCTTTGCCTTTTGGGTTTTTCTTCTACACATTGTTTTTAATTTCTCTTATCTTGTGCTGATTCCATGTGACggacctctctctctctattaatTATTCGTTAGGGATGTCACTGAAGCCAACATCCACATCTGCTAGGCAATTAGGTTTTAAACAGTGAATAGTAAGTTAATAATTGGTATGTTAATTTCTGGTCAACATTTCCAACTACTAGATGGAAATCACTTGAAATTCAGATGGCCTAGTTAATTTTTAGCCATAGCTTTGGTGCATGGAAATCACTTCATTTACCAGAGAGATTTGCTTCTCCCTTTGATTCTAAGATACTCAACCAACAACCAGCCTAGCTACTTCTATTAATCTCTTCCACTCCACCAACCCCCCACACCCCCCCTCTATCtctctccaaaaaaaaaaaaaaatcattcaagTGCGTTCACGGGCATCCTCATAAATTTTGATTGTTTGAAGGGACAGTTTCCTTtccatgagagagagagagagagagagagaagggaatgTTGATTGGGTTTGAACACTACAATATTAAATGAGAGTAAAAGAAATCAAGATAAAGCATtactatattttaataatatggaAACATAGTACTGGATTgtagtaatttaattaattaacctaTGTAGGCCAACAAGGCTAATCAATTAATTAGTTTATTAAGGCACTGATTGAGTCAATAAGACTTGAGGTGATATGGACTTGTTTAGAATTATTAATGGTAATTAAGGGGCAGATAATTTTAGGATTTAAGTAATTAAACAATATTGGCCACCATATATTATCTTGTAACGCAAGTGATAAGATTTACCTCTCCATGATCACTAATTTCAATACCCAGATGGTGATTGACAAATGGTTCCGCAAATATCAAACATGTAGACCCCATTTTCTCGATTTTCTCTTATATATATTCTTCTGTCTTTATTTCCTATTTACACTAATAAAAAAGTTTACATGTTCCAACCACAAATTCTTAGAAGGTATCTGGTTCACACTATCGTTATATATGTTCTCATCTCTGTGCGGTTGAACACATTCTTTGTCAATTCATGCTTTGCACAGTAATTTTTAGAAATATCAAACAGATAAGGATCGCATCAAATCAATTTGCTATTTGTCTTATCTGCCTGTTATTAGGTAAAACAGTGTTAATTAGAtgctaaactaattaatttaagcacACCTTTCACTTTCAGTCTCAAAGTCCTAGTGCAAAGTCTCGTATGTAGCTTAATTTGTACCTTCCATGAAGCTTCGCAATGAAATTCCTCGAGTGTGAACCCATTAGTGTAATATTAAAATAGTCAAAATCAATACTTGTCCGTTACAATTTACAAATTCTTAACTCTCTTCCCTTAGACAACTTCCTGAAATGTCCTGTACTCTAATCTGGTGAAGTAAGACACATATAAAAACGAAGACTTCTCTGTTTTTCCTAgcagaagataagttgagagttTCGTGTTAGGTACAAAGGACGTGGATGTAAGTGTCATGATTTCACACCACCTACCCAAAACGAGTTTGAGCACAAAATTATGTTAGCCAAATGCATAGTACCATTTGAGATTAATCCATTACACATCCGAATAAAATTGTAACCTAGTGAATACCTAAACTtataaaaatcataataattaaatacaaaatagtCCTGTTATGGATgacttgttaaaaaaaaaaagaaagaaatgattTGTTTATTACTGACTGTGTTCTAATATTTTTTATTGTGCTCTAAATTTTCATCGATGACAGTCATTTTTATTAATTCAATAGGTAACGATTTTAGTTTAGTTGTTCAATGAGTTAATCTCAAATAATTGAAGAGTATAAGTATGTATTTGGACAACTTACGTTTCTAAGCCTAGCAGCCGCCTccttttgtttttttaatttttttgggtaAGACTTAAATCTAAAGCATGTTGCTAATGCAAATTCTTTAGGTTATCCCAATGAACTGAAGGTTAATGGCAAATCTCACCTTATCTTTCTGGAAGTGATCATGAGATATAATCATTAAAAAATAGGCGCATCGTTCTCATTTACTTAATTAGATCACATACAGTTTCTGTGGGGCGCAGTACAATAGTGATTAAAGAACGCTCTTGGTTCAATCTACATACCAACATGTGAATAATTATGCAAGAGTGAATCATTAGGTTTGGATTTAAAATAACTCAATGTGTAGCACACGATGGTTATCATGTCTTGATTCCTACTAGTGTCTGTGGGGAAGGCTAAATTCAAGCCATAAGTCTCGGCCAGTGACTTTTATAGTTGGGGGTAGGGACATCAGCTTTACACGTATTTCCATGTGATTAGTCCTCTCTTTGAACCTGTAATGATTGTTCTTGAACAGCATTTTCAGGAAGAAAACACAATGCTCCCAACAAAGATTATTCTTTTAGAAACTGTGATTACTATAATCATTATATAAAttctcttctttaatttccttccaCTTTTAGGCGTATGATTTTTATATAGTGCCAAGCAAATTGTATCAAGACATAATGAGACGGCACTAGAAGAGCCTATATTTCTAACATTGATCAGAAGACAATCTAATTACCAAAACACCCACACATTCATTCGGGACTCAACTTTGACTTTATCTCATTTTGGAACCAATAAATCTAACGATAGATTGGAACGAATGAACTTAAAATTCTTAGATGGGAAGAAATACATAAAATTTATCACCAACTTGAATTAGCATAATTGTGTTTTTCAGATGGAAAAACCCAGATGAAGGATGCAAAAGAAAGGTGTTAGTATTTGTTCATACTGTATTGGAATGATTAAGGTAATAATGGGGTCTTGtcaaaatttgatttttcacAATTGAAAGTATGAGGATCAAAGGGGTATAATTGGGAAATGGAGAAAAAGCCGTTAGCTTCCCTCTGAAAAAACCACCTGCAGCAAAATTCCAAATCCAAGACCACTTGTTGTTTTGTGATTATAATAAGTGGTTACTTTCACATTGTATtgtgtgtgtatgtgtacatATATATATTGAAGCTCCACATCCTCTAACCTCTAATTCTTTACATCcgacaaaaaaaagaaaagaaaaaaaaaaaaaaaaactggccAACAAAGTCATTCAATTAAACTTACAAAGGCAAGCCATGTTTCctcctacatccactctctctctCACATTCATCTTGTACGCATACGCTAGCTAATTACACAACAAAACCCAC
It contains:
- the LOC131181553 gene encoding uncharacterized protein LOC131181553 isoform X2, with protein sequence MDVSRLHWQRGPEERKRLVSSWSQGKRLKVKARGWNLGVPNIWLVNYFYFVLLHLRTWMVEAEMMQGNIKLCSYAYYRIYSEMLLLWLHLRSDYRCAYTIHYTFVT
- the LOC131181553 gene encoding uncharacterized protein LOC131181553 isoform X1, which produces MDVSRLHWQRGPEERKRLVSSWSQGKRLKVKARGWNLGVPNIWLVNYFYFVLLHLRTWMVEAEMMQGNIKLCSYAYYRIYRGFSEMLLLWLHLRSDYRCAYTIHYTFVT